A portion of the Juglans microcarpa x Juglans regia isolate MS1-56 chromosome 1D, Jm3101_v1.0, whole genome shotgun sequence genome contains these proteins:
- the LOC121259986 gene encoding GDSL lipase-like isoform X2, whose translation MQETNCPINDKLKQRKRQVNQINMASLRWNFCFLVLYAFLLTHSHGRRCLPEKHVALFVFGDSLFDAGNNNYINVTAESKANFEPYGMTTFKYPNGRFSDGRIAPDYIAEYAKLPYIAPYLHPGYHLFVNGANFASAGASALGETHQGSAIHLKAQLGYFKNLARLFRRKLGDAGARKLLKRAVYLISIGANDYPGSSMSNSSGPSPSSQEYVDMVIGNLTFVLRGIYEQGGRKFAFPSVPPTLSLPISRAGTVANKDDKIREKVAELIKLHDKTLSRVLQELERQLRGFRYSKATLFTFLSERINSPSKYGRGDSMLRNRSLQRTLELWRKETSERVRSVWESQGVCVL comes from the exons ATGCAGGAAACGAATTGTCCTATAAATGACAAactaaaacaaagaaagagacaAGTGAACCAGATTAACATGGCGAGTTTGAGGTGGAACTTCTGTTTCTTGGTTCTTTATGCATTCCTTCTTACCCACTCCCATGGTCGCCGATGCCTGCCAGAAAAACATGTTGCCTTATTCGTCTTCGGGGATTCACTATTCGATGCCGGAAACAATAACTACATCAACGTCACTGCTGAATCCAAGGCAAACTTTGAGCCCTACGGGATGACCACCTTTAAGTACCCCAACGGAAGATTTTCTGACGGCCGGATAGCCCCTGATTACATAG CTGAGTACGCAAAATTGCCATATATTGCCCCATATCTGCATCCTGGTTATCATCTATTTGTTAATGGGGCAAACTTCGCATCAGCAGGAGCTAGTGCCCTTGGAGAAACGCATCAAGGATCG GCGATACACCTAAAAGCTCAACTGGGTTATTTCAAGAACTTGGCGAGGCTGTTTAGACGAAAACTTGGTGATGCAGGAGCCAGGAAATTATTGAAGAGAGCAGTTTACTTAATAAGCATTGGGGCCAACGATTATCCTGGCTCTTCAATGTCGAATTCCAGCGGACCTTCCCCCTCCTCTCAAGAATACGTGGACATGGTGATCGGCAACTTGACATTTGTGCTcaga GGAATATATGAGCAAGGAGGAAGGAAATTTGCGTTTCCAAGCGTGCCGCCAACACTTTCGCTACCAATCAGCAGAGCAGGAACGGTGGCAAACAAAGACGACAAAATCCGAGAGAAAGTTGCAGAACTCATAAAACTGCACGATAAAACACTTTCTAGGGTCCTCCAGGAGCTAGAGAGACAGCTCCGTGGATTCAGATATTCAAAAGCCACTCTCTTCACTTTTCTTAGTGAAAGAATAAACAGTCCTTCAAAATATG GAAGGGGAGATAGCATGTTGCGGAACCGGTCCTTACAGAGGACTTTGGAGTTGTGGAGGAAAGAGACCAGTGAAAGAGTACGAAGTGTGTGGGAATCCCAGGGAGTATGTGTTCTTTGA
- the LOC121259986 gene encoding GDSL esterase/lipase 2-like isoform X1, with product MQETNCPINDKLKQRKRQVNQINMASLRWNFCFLVLYAFLLTHSHGRRCLPEKHVALFVFGDSLFDAGNNNYINVTAESKANFEPYGMTTFKYPNGRFSDGRIAPDYIAEYAKLPYIAPYLHPGYHLFVNGANFASAGASALGETHQGSAIHLKAQLGYFKNLARLFRRKLGDAGARKLLKRAVYLISIGANDYPGSSMSNSSGPSPSSQEYVDMVIGNLTFVLRGIYEQGGRKFAFPSVPPTLSLPISRAGTVANKDDKIREKVAELIKLHDKTLSRVLQELERQLRGFRYSKATLFTFLSERINSPSKYGFKEGEIACCGTGPYRGLWSCGGKRPVKEYEVCGNPREYVFFDSAHPSEKTHQQLAELMWSGPPNLIGPYNLKALFEL from the exons ATGCAGGAAACGAATTGTCCTATAAATGACAAactaaaacaaagaaagagacaAGTGAACCAGATTAACATGGCGAGTTTGAGGTGGAACTTCTGTTTCTTGGTTCTTTATGCATTCCTTCTTACCCACTCCCATGGTCGCCGATGCCTGCCAGAAAAACATGTTGCCTTATTCGTCTTCGGGGATTCACTATTCGATGCCGGAAACAATAACTACATCAACGTCACTGCTGAATCCAAGGCAAACTTTGAGCCCTACGGGATGACCACCTTTAAGTACCCCAACGGAAGATTTTCTGACGGCCGGATAGCCCCTGATTACATAG CTGAGTACGCAAAATTGCCATATATTGCCCCATATCTGCATCCTGGTTATCATCTATTTGTTAATGGGGCAAACTTCGCATCAGCAGGAGCTAGTGCCCTTGGAGAAACGCATCAAGGATCG GCGATACACCTAAAAGCTCAACTGGGTTATTTCAAGAACTTGGCGAGGCTGTTTAGACGAAAACTTGGTGATGCAGGAGCCAGGAAATTATTGAAGAGAGCAGTTTACTTAATAAGCATTGGGGCCAACGATTATCCTGGCTCTTCAATGTCGAATTCCAGCGGACCTTCCCCCTCCTCTCAAGAATACGTGGACATGGTGATCGGCAACTTGACATTTGTGCTcaga GGAATATATGAGCAAGGAGGAAGGAAATTTGCGTTTCCAAGCGTGCCGCCAACACTTTCGCTACCAATCAGCAGAGCAGGAACGGTGGCAAACAAAGACGACAAAATCCGAGAGAAAGTTGCAGAACTCATAAAACTGCACGATAAAACACTTTCTAGGGTCCTCCAGGAGCTAGAGAGACAGCTCCGTGGATTCAGATATTCAAAAGCCACTCTCTTCACTTTTCTTAGTGAAAGAATAAACAGTCCTTCAAAATATG GGTTCAAGGAAGGGGAGATAGCATGTTGCGGAACCGGTCCTTACAGAGGACTTTGGAGTTGTGGAGGAAAGAGACCAGTGAAAGAGTACGAAGTGTGTGGGAATCCCAGGGAGTATGTGTTCTTTGACTCTGCTCATCCGTCTGAAAAGACCCACCAGCAACTTGCTGAGCTAATGTGGAGCGGACCCCCCAATCTCATCGGACCTTACAATCTCAAAGCTCTGTTTGAACTCTGA